A window of the Nisaea acidiphila genome harbors these coding sequences:
- a CDS encoding DMT family transporter gives MVKPNPSETSGIPAFAVFLLAMLALLWGLNWPVMKLSLAEYPPFVFRAVAGLSAALGLFAMARAGGRSLLVPRAEWKGLVIVSILNMSVWNIAVLYGVDLMESGRAAILAYTMPLWASLTGAWLVKERLSGRSMLALALGLVGMGLLFFGDDRALMGGPLGPGLVVLAAVAWGSGTAAVKYFRFTMPVTVLTGWQQLIGAVPIAVIAAVWDYQHMPDSVTLWPTLGLVYNMTITGIFCYWAYFNVVTMLPVVVSTVGTLMVPVMGVVFDALIFGTVPGPVDYAALAAVVSAVFLVMTRRAR, from the coding sequence GTGGTCAAACCGAACCCGTCCGAAACCTCGGGCATTCCCGCTTTCGCGGTCTTTCTGCTGGCCATGCTCGCCCTGCTATGGGGCCTGAACTGGCCGGTGATGAAGCTGTCTCTCGCCGAATATCCGCCTTTCGTTTTCCGCGCGGTGGCAGGTCTTTCCGCCGCGCTCGGTCTTTTCGCCATGGCCCGCGCGGGCGGCCGCTCGCTGCTCGTACCGCGCGCCGAGTGGAAAGGTCTGGTGATCGTCTCCATCCTCAACATGTCGGTTTGGAACATCGCCGTGCTCTACGGCGTCGACCTGATGGAATCGGGCCGCGCCGCGATCCTCGCCTATACCATGCCTCTCTGGGCCTCGCTGACCGGCGCCTGGCTGGTGAAAGAGCGTCTGAGCGGCCGCTCGATGCTCGCACTCGCGCTCGGCCTCGTCGGCATGGGCCTGCTGTTCTTCGGCGACGATCGGGCACTCATGGGCGGCCCGCTCGGCCCGGGACTGGTGGTGCTGGCCGCCGTCGCCTGGGGTTCCGGAACCGCCGCGGTGAAATATTTCCGCTTCACCATGCCCGTCACCGTGCTCACCGGCTGGCAGCAACTCATCGGAGCGGTTCCCATCGCGGTGATCGCGGCAGTCTGGGACTACCAGCACATGCCGGACAGCGTCACGCTCTGGCCGACGCTCGGCCTCGTCTACAACATGACGATCACCGGCATCTTCTGTTACTGGGCCTACTTCAACGTCGTCACCATGCTGCCGGTCGTGGTCTCGACCGTCGGCACGCTGATGGTCCCGGTCATGGGCGTGGTGTTCGACGCGCTGATCTTCGGCACCGTGCCAGGCCCGGTCGACTATGCGGCGCTCGCCGCCGTGGTCTCCGCCGTCTTCCTGGTGATGACCCGCCGGGCCCGCTGA